A genome region from Flavobacterium sp. CFS9 includes the following:
- a CDS encoding FAD-binding protein produces MTKIFSVEVLIEKVKLIEFLKKPINLKYWTIHTNLVVIEDVCYEITSSTGEKTKISVTNKNHYLDDFLDFTWILEGEIKKQFRFLIRNGINGKVSVEVFIPSTALSKKLLALQSLLNVEFKILEQFLNDGKYELTESEKKIMKEYVINRLMTEQVLPKFEGKFSNEEDVLEKLKTDFGQMITVNSVGCLNPKSTEDVQKIINYCNKNEIPVNTRGMSHSASGQCLIDLGIVINIKTMNKILSIDFDGKTGSVVVEGGITWEKLVRETLKLNATPPTLTDWQKLTVGGTISTGGLGFMSHNSGIQADNVLELEVVSGDGEIRICSRTENSDLFNLVRSGLGQFGVITKVKMKLNHAPKIMHVTKLLIDNVKEFHDLSTQLLKEPDFECIHAFLIPNTRVEFEKKMGQTVVTENRGYFAEKCKNEEEFSFFVELVQYEYEDQCFLEKEIPLNGLKHSYQEDFFSYVTKEPPLIITEKEKGKTAHPELAAFIPFSQFSGFMNEFQLMHKAADMSDGPVLFIPMKSSSIQTPLFVKPEEDFYFIGILRNAYPNTKERVEYLSELNNELYQIALKYGGNRYPCDSINKPGNPEEWAIHFGNQWPDMTAGKIKFDPKNTFRSMLNIFHK; encoded by the coding sequence ATGACTAAAATTTTTAGCGTAGAAGTTTTAATTGAAAAAGTAAAATTAATAGAATTTTTAAAAAAGCCTATTAATCTTAAATATTGGACGATACATACCAATTTGGTTGTAATTGAAGATGTGTGCTATGAAATTACTAGCTCTACCGGAGAAAAAACAAAAATAAGTGTAACCAATAAGAATCATTATTTAGATGATTTTCTAGATTTTACATGGATTTTAGAAGGGGAAATTAAAAAACAATTTCGGTTTTTAATAAGAAATGGAATCAATGGTAAAGTGAGTGTGGAGGTATTTATTCCTTCCACTGCTTTAAGTAAAAAGTTATTAGCTCTTCAAAGTTTATTAAACGTTGAGTTTAAAATATTGGAACAATTTCTAAATGATGGAAAATACGAACTGACGGAATCTGAGAAAAAGATAATGAAAGAATACGTAATAAATAGGTTAATGACAGAGCAAGTGTTACCTAAATTCGAAGGAAAATTCAGTAACGAAGAAGATGTCTTAGAAAAGCTGAAAACAGATTTTGGACAAATGATTACTGTAAATTCTGTTGGGTGTTTGAACCCTAAATCAACAGAAGACGTACAAAAGATAATAAATTATTGTAATAAAAACGAAATTCCAGTTAACACAAGAGGGATGTCTCATTCGGCAAGTGGTCAGTGTCTAATAGATCTGGGTATAGTTATTAATATCAAGACCATGAATAAGATTCTTTCAATAGATTTTGATGGAAAAACGGGTTCTGTTGTTGTAGAAGGGGGTATTACCTGGGAAAAACTTGTAAGAGAAACGTTAAAACTAAATGCAACCCCACCCACGCTTACAGATTGGCAAAAATTGACTGTAGGAGGAACCATTTCAACTGGAGGATTGGGCTTTATGAGTCATAATTCTGGAATCCAGGCAGATAATGTTCTTGAGTTAGAAGTTGTTTCTGGCGATGGTGAAATTAGAATATGTTCGCGTACTGAGAATAGTGATCTTTTTAACCTTGTAAGGTCTGGATTGGGACAGTTTGGAGTAATTACAAAGGTTAAAATGAAATTAAATCATGCTCCAAAAATAATGCACGTTACAAAATTACTTATTGATAATGTTAAGGAGTTTCATGATTTAAGTACTCAACTGCTAAAAGAACCTGATTTTGAATGCATACATGCTTTTTTAATTCCCAATACAAGGGTGGAATTTGAAAAGAAAATGGGGCAAACCGTTGTTACAGAAAATCGCGGGTACTTTGCTGAAAAATGCAAAAACGAAGAGGAGTTTAGCTTTTTTGTAGAATTGGTACAGTATGAATATGAAGATCAATGTTTTTTAGAAAAGGAAATCCCTTTGAATGGTTTAAAACATAGTTATCAGGAAGATTTTTTTAGTTACGTAACAAAAGAACCACCCTTAATAATTACCGAAAAGGAGAAAGGGAAAACAGCTCATCCGGAGTTAGCTGCTTTTATACCGTTTTCACAGTTTTCTGGTTTTATGAATGAATTTCAATTGATGCATAAAGCTGCAGATATGAGTGATGGTCCTGTACTTTTTATTCCAATGAAATCGTCAAGCATTCAAACTCCTTTATTTGTAAAGCCTGAGGAGGATTTTTACTTTATTGGAATATTAAGAAATGCTTATCCAAATACAAAAGAGCGTGTAGAATATTTAAGTGAATTAAACAATGAATTGTATCAAATTGCTTTAAAATATGGAGGAAACAGATATCCTTGCGACAGTATTAATAAACCTGGAAACCCAGAAGAATGGGCGATACATTTTGGAAATCAATGGCCTGATATGACAGCCGGTAAAATAAAGTTCGACCCTAAAAATACCTTTCGCTCCATGTTAAATATATTTCATAAATAA
- a CDS encoding oxidoreductase has protein sequence MKIIHLLSASLVLLIFACNRKEDAKSVQSGLAENNQVESDAIQKEEEETPKKESINLFTLTPKDSSDVAFVSLSDIYPVNDEKDTLVLPNIEKLGKYDAQYFIFDKNYRRRFLSKTHISETDSVFVFDYAKNKMASFAVKKLKTAAMLNAYSSGEDWPYRNFDFMIGFEINKKYLNGFSEYFRDVLVYVGKENPFSKEGLKPIVWQKIQGKEYPSRPMKNEDRALLKNRLVGSSYSFKTTDYHYFLQEYLDDNKAIYARRLLVTDSKTKDVIIEKLYSQSEGTSPAPLNYEPGYDGINQWTGKLFKNKPFVVFGFEYISFGCPSISVIDQSNEEIFLQCDNRH, from the coding sequence ATGAAAATAATACACCTTCTGTCTGCAAGCTTAGTGCTTTTAATTTTTGCCTGTAATAGAAAAGAGGATGCTAAAAGTGTCCAATCGGGTTTAGCTGAAAATAATCAGGTTGAAAGCGATGCCATACAAAAAGAAGAAGAGGAAACTCCTAAAAAAGAAAGTATCAATTTGTTTACTTTAACGCCAAAAGACAGTAGTGATGTTGCTTTTGTTTCTCTTTCGGATATTTATCCTGTAAATGATGAAAAAGACACACTTGTTTTACCTAATATAGAAAAACTGGGAAAATATGATGCTCAGTATTTTATCTTTGATAAAAATTACAGAAGAAGATTTTTATCTAAAACTCATATATCCGAAACCGATTCTGTTTTTGTATTCGATTATGCGAAGAACAAAATGGCTTCTTTTGCTGTAAAAAAGCTAAAAACCGCTGCCATGTTAAATGCATACTCTTCGGGAGAAGATTGGCCTTATCGCAACTTCGATTTCATGATCGGATTTGAAATTAACAAGAAATATTTAAACGGATTTAGTGAATATTTTAGAGATGTATTAGTATATGTGGGTAAAGAAAATCCATTTTCGAAAGAAGGTTTAAAGCCTATCGTCTGGCAAAAAATTCAAGGCAAAGAATATCCGTCAAGACCAATGAAAAATGAAGATCGTGCTTTGTTAAAGAACAGGCTGGTTGGTTCTTCTTACTCGTTTAAAACAACGGATTATCACTATTTTTTACAAGAATATTTAGACGATAATAAAGCAATTTATGCCAGGCGTCTTTTGGTTACCGATTCTAAAACTAAAGATGTCATAATTGAAAAGCTTTACTCTCAAAGCGAAGGTACTTCTCCCGCTCCTTTGAATTACGAACCAGGGTACGATGGAATTAATCAATGGACAGGAAAGCTCTTTAAAAATAAACCATTTGTTGTTTTTGGTTTTGAATATATTTCTTTCGGATGTCCGTCAATTTCAGTTATTGACCAATCAAATGAGGAGATTTTTCTTCAATGTGACAATCGTCATTAA
- a CDS encoding VOC family protein, with amino-acid sequence MNKQKLDFPIKCFNIDHYTLIVPNAKVVSDFHQNVLGYKLINTILVNAGSASEGKHDMLNYVLGWPNNEKGVMVVTEGLTKESIFHKFYEKFGQGIHHVAFEVDDIEDIFELLVTKGIEMTSDKILRDPLSGLRQFFISNKYTGVFIELIERKSETEDKTSEKQGFFTHDNMSGLANTMKSYLDDPNLKNDDDIKSLDKTNYFEVSECIEVDRIDNIQINVAEVQSAKNFLNSVLGFNIEGEKMINPHEKDKFLRLSEIQDSQNGVIPVELALKTFNFEKSKNILESLNLDFTVQGGSIKLEKEYAGYPLTLLHD; translated from the coding sequence ATGAATAAACAAAAATTAGATTTTCCAATTAAATGTTTTAATATAGATCATTATACTTTGATTGTACCTAATGCCAAAGTTGTTTCTGACTTTCATCAAAATGTGTTAGGGTACAAGTTAATAAACACAATTTTAGTTAATGCAGGTTCAGCTTCAGAAGGTAAACATGATATGCTGAACTATGTTCTTGGGTGGCCAAATAATGAAAAAGGAGTAATGGTGGTAACTGAAGGTTTAACTAAGGAGTCTATTTTTCATAAGTTCTATGAGAAGTTTGGACAAGGTATACACCATGTAGCTTTTGAAGTAGATGATATTGAAGATATTTTTGAGCTATTAGTAACTAAAGGAATAGAAATGACTTCAGATAAGATATTAAGAGATCCGTTATCAGGATTGAGACAATTTTTTATTTCAAATAAGTATACAGGTGTCTTCATTGAGTTGATAGAAAGAAAAAGTGAAACGGAGGATAAAACTTCTGAGAAACAAGGTTTCTTTACACATGATAATATGTCAGGATTAGCAAATACTATGAAGTCATATTTAGATGATCCTAACTTAAAAAACGATGATGATATTAAGTCTTTAGATAAAACAAATTATTTTGAAGTTAGTGAGTGTATTGAAGTGGATAGAATTGATAATATTCAAATTAACGTTGCCGAAGTTCAAAGTGCAAAAAACTTTTTAAACAGTGTTTTAGGGTTTAATATAGAAGGTGAAAAAATGATTAATCCTCATGAAAAGGATAAGTTTTTGAGATTAAGTGAAATTCAGGACTCTCAAAACGGAGTTATTCCGGTAGAATTAGCATTAAAAACATTCAATTTTGAGAAAAGCAAAAATATTCTTGAATCTTTGAATTTAGATTTTACAGTTCAGGGAGGAAGCATAAAGTTAGAGAAAGAATATGCCGGTTATCCGTTAACCTTGTTACATGACTAA
- a CDS encoding winged helix-turn-helix transcriptional regulator — MKKEIILTQECNREIRAISDTMEVLSGKWKIQIIATLLIHGKMRFMELKKTTNGIGAKKLSKDLEELEINKLITRTVMNTKPITVEYEITPYGEKMEPLIHKITEWGLKHREYIFKKNN; from the coding sequence ATGAAAAAAGAAATTATTCTAACACAAGAGTGTAATCGAGAAATAAGAGCCATTTCAGATACTATGGAAGTATTATCTGGAAAATGGAAGATCCAAATCATTGCCACTCTGCTTATACATGGCAAAATGCGATTCATGGAGTTAAAGAAGACAACGAATGGCATTGGGGCTAAAAAACTATCTAAAGATTTGGAAGAATTAGAAATAAACAAACTTATTACAAGAACAGTAATGAACACTAAGCCTATAACTGTAGAATACGAAATCACTCCATATGGAGAAAAAATGGAGCCCTTAATTCATAAAATTACTGAATGGGGTCTAAAACATCGAGAATATATATTTAAGAAAAATAACTAA
- a CDS encoding DsbA family protein, translating into MKARFFFWIVAGFCAMILSCSLIKNYTSKAMENTTNTKKTDYDNGFACDLNTGMCTISSNSKDEIESSLSGVKSGKLIYVGDPICSTCLAFSSEIKELKKEFDGVLDFQLVLGGLRPYGTEPITNMKDYLLPHFDNLAKVTGLPINNKVLYDNSFILDTEPPSRAVVVMRELAPEVENEFYERVQKAFYLDNSNTNYVEAYLDFVEEFGIKKEVFKEKFESNEIKELVKSDFQFARKMGVRSFPTVLLESNGQISVISQGFSKSKIMIDKVRSQLYSKQE; encoded by the coding sequence ATGAAAGCGAGATTTTTTTTCTGGATTGTAGCCGGGTTTTGTGCTATGATTCTTAGTTGTTCGCTAATCAAAAATTACACTTCAAAAGCTATGGAAAATACTACTAATACTAAAAAAACAGATTACGATAACGGTTTTGCGTGTGATTTGAATACCGGAATGTGTACAATATCTTCCAATTCCAAAGACGAGATCGAATCTTCATTATCAGGTGTTAAAAGTGGGAAATTGATTTATGTGGGAGACCCAATATGTTCCACTTGTTTGGCATTTTCATCAGAAATTAAGGAGTTGAAAAAAGAGTTTGATGGAGTATTAGACTTTCAATTGGTATTAGGAGGGCTTAGACCTTATGGGACAGAGCCAATTACTAACATGAAAGATTATTTACTACCGCATTTTGATAACCTGGCTAAAGTGACCGGGCTCCCTATCAATAATAAGGTACTATATGATAATTCATTTATCCTTGATACAGAACCTCCTTCCAGAGCTGTAGTCGTAATGAGAGAGCTTGCTCCTGAAGTAGAAAATGAATTTTATGAGAGAGTGCAAAAAGCCTTTTATTTAGATAATAGTAATACAAATTATGTTGAAGCTTACTTAGATTTTGTAGAGGAATTTGGAATTAAAAAGGAAGTATTTAAAGAAAAATTTGAATCTAATGAAATAAAAGAGTTAGTGAAATCAGATTTTCAATTTGCTCGCAAAATGGGGGTTAGATCATTTCCTACGGTGTTGCTGGAGTCAAATGGTCAAATTTCAGTTATTTCCCAAGGGTTTTCAAAAAGTAAGATCATGATCGATAAAGTTAGGAGTCAGTTATATTCGAAACAAGAGTAA